One part of the Enterococcus sp. DIV1094 genome encodes these proteins:
- a CDS encoding cyclic-di-AMP receptor produces the protein MKIILAIIQDKDSNRLSNELIDANIRATKLSSTGGFLKAGNSTFIVGIEDDRVEEALEIIKKTCESRKQFVSTPVTLDISMDGGVPYPVEVEVGGATVFVLPVEGFHHF, from the coding sequence ATGAAAATCATTTTAGCAATCATTCAAGATAAAGATAGCAACCGTTTGTCCAACGAATTGATCGATGCCAATATTCGTGCCACTAAATTATCTTCGACTGGTGGGTTCCTTAAAGCCGGAAACAGCACATTTATCGTGGGTATCGAAGACGATCGTGTCGAAGAAGCATTAGAGATCATCAAAAAAACGTGCGAGTCAAGAAAACAATTTGTTTCTACTCCAGTAACGTTAGATATTTCAATGGACGGTGGCGTTCCTTATCCTGTAGAAGTTGAAGTAGGCGGAGCAACAGTCTTTGTCTTACCAGTTGAAGGATTCCACCATTTTTAG
- the tmk gene encoding dTMP kinase has protein sequence MNGLFITIEGPDGAGKTSIINELFPLLQEVAKTEIIQTREPGGIPIAEQIRAVILDPKNDRMDERTESLLYAAARRQHLVEKVLPALSSGKIVLCDRFVDSSLAYQGAGRRIGIDEIAELNEFATEGTTPDFTLYLDVDSDTGLRRIAKNRQNQIDRLDSEGLEFHQRVRHAYLKLAEEHPERIHKIDARNSFEEVLQLSYHAIINQFPQYFESQEGERK, from the coding sequence GTGAACGGCTTATTTATTACGATCGAGGGACCGGATGGTGCAGGTAAAACAAGTATCATCAATGAGTTATTTCCTCTTTTACAAGAAGTAGCAAAAACAGAGATCATTCAAACTCGAGAACCAGGAGGAATACCGATCGCTGAACAAATTCGTGCAGTGATCCTTGATCCGAAAAATGATCGCATGGACGAACGGACAGAAAGTTTGTTATACGCAGCTGCGCGAAGACAACACTTAGTCGAAAAAGTTTTACCCGCACTTTCAAGTGGGAAAATCGTTTTATGTGATCGCTTTGTCGATAGTTCTTTGGCTTATCAAGGTGCTGGTCGACGGATCGGTATCGATGAGATTGCTGAGTTGAATGAATTTGCTACAGAAGGGACAACGCCTGATTTTACTCTCTATCTTGATGTGGACTCTGACACAGGGTTACGTCGCATCGCAAAAAATCGACAAAACCAAATCGATCGCTTAGATTCAGAAGGATTAGAGTTCCACCAGCGTGTGCGTCATGCGTACTTGAAACTGGCAGAGGAACATCCGGAACGTATCCATAAGATCGATGCAAGAAATAGTTTTGAAGAAGTGTTACAATTGAGTTACCACGCAATTATCAACCAATTTCCACAATATTTTGAAAGTCAGGAAGGTGAACGTAAATGA
- the recR gene encoding recombination mediator RecR: MQYPEPIAKLIDSYMRLPGIGQKTATRLAFYTIDMKDEVVNEFAKALLSVKRDLHFCSICGNITEEDPCEICKDPSRDRGIILVVEEPKDVMAMEKMREYRGLYHVLHGVLSPMEGTGPEDINIPPLLQRLHDAEVQEVIIATNATTEGEATAIYLSRLIKPAGIKVTRLAHGLSVGSDIEYADEVTLLKAVEGRREL, from the coding sequence ATGCAATATCCAGAACCAATTGCAAAACTGATCGACAGTTATATGAGACTACCAGGTATTGGTCAAAAAACAGCGACAAGATTGGCTTTTTATACGATCGATATGAAGGATGAAGTAGTCAACGAATTTGCTAAGGCATTATTGAGCGTCAAACGTGATCTGCATTTTTGCAGTATTTGCGGAAATATCACAGAAGAGGACCCTTGTGAGATCTGTAAAGATCCATCAAGAGATCGTGGCATCATTTTAGTCGTCGAAGAACCAAAAGATGTCATGGCGATGGAGAAAATGCGGGAGTATCGCGGGTTGTATCATGTACTACATGGGGTGTTGTCTCCAATGGAAGGCACTGGGCCAGAAGATATCAATATTCCTCCTCTCTTGCAACGCCTGCATGATGCAGAAGTCCAAGAAGTGATCATCGCCACCAATGCAACAACTGAAGGAGAAGCAACAGCAATCTACCTTTCACGCTTGATTAAACCAGCGGGGATCAAAGTCACACGTTTAGCTCATGGCTTATCTGTTGGTTCCGATATCGAATATGCGGATGAAGTGACTTTATTAAAAGCGGTCGAAGGTAGACGTGAATTATAA
- the nrdG gene encoding anaerobic ribonucleoside-triphosphate reductase activating protein codes for MRNPKPKEWLAQDYSHDYIADYKPFNFVDGEGVRNSLYVSGCLFACEGCFNKAAQNFRYGKPFTTELEEQIMADLRNDYVQGLTLLGGEPFLNTNVCLRIVDRIRQEFGHRKDIWSWTGYTFDELLQDSEDKLELLSKIDILVDGRFEWSKRDFKLQFRGSSNQRIIDVQRSLAEKQVVIWDKCTDATQTYEQIKKQELI; via the coding sequence ATGAGAAATCCTAAACCAAAAGAATGGCTGGCCCAAGATTATAGTCATGACTATATCGCCGATTATAAACCGTTCAACTTTGTGGATGGCGAAGGTGTTCGTAACAGTTTGTATGTCAGTGGCTGTTTATTTGCTTGTGAAGGTTGTTTTAATAAAGCTGCTCAGAATTTCCGTTACGGCAAACCATTCACTACAGAATTAGAAGAACAGATCATGGCCGATCTGCGCAATGATTATGTACAAGGATTGACCCTCTTGGGCGGTGAACCTTTTTTGAATACAAATGTTTGTCTACGTATAGTCGATCGGATTCGCCAAGAATTCGGTCATCGCAAAGATATCTGGTCATGGACCGGCTATACATTTGATGAATTATTACAGGATTCTGAAGATAAACTTGAACTGCTCTCGAAAATCGACATTTTAGTCGATGGTCGTTTCGAATGGTCAAAACGAGATTTCAAATTGCAATTTCGTGGAAGCAGTAATCAGCGAATCATTGACGTCCAACGATCACTCGCTGAAAAACAAGTAGTCATCTGGGACAAATGTACAGATGCGACACAAACGTATGAACAAATAAAAAAACAAGAGTTAATTTAA
- a CDS encoding PSP1 domain-containing protein, giving the protein MVEVVGVRYRDAGHVYYFTPGDSEYSYNDKVLVESQQTLHIATVAIPKRDIDLEDLPETINPILHKATTAELKKSQKNEEDSKKAFLIAKEKIRFRKLEMKIVHVEYTFDRSKLTFYFAADGRIDFRELVKDLAAVFRTRIELKQIGVRDEAKMIGSIGPCGRPLCCSSFLGDFVPVSIKMAKEQGLSLNPTKISGLCGRLMCCLQYESEAYEAAKKELPDFGKILETPDGKGKVVGLNLLSRLVSVRLNGRENPVEYEWDELKNFIQVGEMNG; this is encoded by the coding sequence ATGGTAGAAGTAGTAGGTGTCCGTTATAGAGATGCTGGTCATGTCTATTATTTTACACCCGGAGATTCAGAATATTCATACAATGATAAAGTGTTAGTCGAGTCTCAGCAAACTTTACATATCGCAACGGTTGCTATTCCCAAAAGAGATATTGATCTGGAAGATTTACCTGAAACCATCAATCCCATTTTGCATAAAGCAACGACTGCTGAGCTGAAAAAAAGCCAAAAAAACGAAGAAGATTCAAAAAAAGCTTTTTTGATTGCGAAAGAAAAGATTAGATTTAGAAAATTAGAAATGAAGATCGTCCACGTTGAATACACATTTGACCGAAGCAAATTGACTTTTTATTTTGCGGCAGATGGGCGCATCGATTTTCGTGAATTAGTGAAAGACCTTGCTGCTGTTTTTCGTACAAGGATCGAATTGAAACAAATTGGTGTTCGTGATGAAGCGAAGATGATCGGAAGTATTGGGCCTTGTGGGCGACCGCTATGTTGCTCGTCTTTCTTGGGAGATTTCGTTCCTGTTTCGATCAAAATGGCAAAGGAACAAGGTTTATCACTGAATCCAACTAAAATATCTGGCTTGTGTGGTCGCTTGATGTGCTGTTTACAGTATGAAAGTGAAGCATATGAAGCCGCAAAAAAAGAACTCCCTGACTTTGGGAAAATACTTGAAACTCCTGATGGTAAAGGGAAAGTCGTAGGGTTAAATCTGCTCAGTCGCTTAGTGAGTGTGCGACTGAACGGACGGGAGAATCCTGTTGAATATGAATGGGATGAACTAAAAAATTTCATCCAAGTAGGTGAGATGAATGGATAA
- a CDS encoding YbaB/EbfC family nucleoid-associated protein, translated as MMRGMGNMQGMMKQVQKMQKEMGQAQEKLNETEFTGSSTNDLVKVVFTGNRRMKDIQIKEEVVDPEDTEMLQDLIVMAVNDVLEKIDTESEKTMGKYTKGLPF; from the coding sequence ATGATGCGCGGAATGGGAAATATGCAAGGGATGATGAAACAAGTCCAAAAAATGCAAAAAGAAATGGGACAAGCCCAAGAAAAACTAAATGAAACAGAATTTACTGGTAGCTCTACGAATGATTTAGTCAAAGTAGTTTTCACTGGAAATCGTCGAATGAAAGATATCCAGATCAAAGAGGAAGTCGTTGATCCAGAAGATACAGAAATGCTACAAGATTTGATCGTGATGGCTGTCAATGACGTATTAGAAAAAATCGATACAGAATCAGAAAAAACAATGGGAAAATATACTAAGGGCTTACCCTTTTAA
- the holB gene encoding DNA polymerase III subunit delta' → MAEETVLAQMQPLVYQQLQRSFEHGRLAHAYLFEGEKGTGKHEMGIWLAQHLYCTQMNEQQPCGVCNNCQRIKNQEHPDVLVLSPEGQSIKVEQIRRLQTEFSRSGYESRKKVFLIQEAEKMNASAANSLLKFLEEPPGDFLAILETEAIGRILPTIQSRCQTLHFQELSKGSLIQKLQEQQISAEKAKLLAFLTNSLGKAVEISDDEWFNEAKDLIYQWFVYLDKRDTQAFIYVQKRLVKAFKEKSQQFTGFSILMYYYQEAQKQAITSGEYGKVKRLNQTIERILVAEQKLRSNVSFQAVAEQFVLQTIF, encoded by the coding sequence ATGGCTGAAGAAACTGTACTTGCGCAAATGCAACCTCTCGTGTATCAACAACTTCAACGAAGTTTTGAGCATGGGCGTCTCGCTCATGCTTATCTTTTTGAAGGTGAAAAGGGCACAGGAAAACATGAGATGGGCATTTGGTTAGCGCAACATTTATATTGTACGCAAATGAACGAACAACAGCCTTGTGGCGTATGTAATAATTGTCAACGAATAAAAAATCAAGAGCATCCGGATGTACTTGTTCTTTCACCGGAAGGTCAATCGATCAAGGTCGAACAGATCCGACGCTTACAGACAGAGTTTAGTCGAAGCGGATATGAATCAAGAAAAAAAGTATTCTTGATCCAAGAAGCAGAGAAAATGAACGCGAGTGCGGCAAACAGCTTGCTGAAATTTTTAGAAGAGCCACCAGGTGATTTTCTGGCGATTTTAGAAACGGAAGCGATCGGTCGCATCTTACCGACGATCCAATCTCGTTGTCAAACACTCCATTTCCAAGAATTATCAAAAGGTTCATTGATCCAAAAATTACAAGAACAGCAAATTTCTGCGGAAAAAGCGAAACTTTTAGCGTTCTTGACGAACAGTTTAGGAAAAGCAGTTGAAATCTCAGATGATGAATGGTTTAATGAGGCTAAGGACTTGATTTATCAATGGTTTGTCTACTTGGATAAACGAGATACACAAGCATTTATCTATGTCCAAAAACGATTGGTGAAAGCATTTAAAGAGAAAAGCCAACAATTTACCGGTTTTTCAATCTTGATGTATTATTATCAGGAAGCTCAAAAACAGGCGATAACATCTGGGGAGTATGGTAAAGTCAAACGGCTGAATCAAACGATTGAACGCATTTTGGTCGCAGAACAAAAACTGCGTAGCAATGTGAGTTTTCAAGCCGTCGCTGAGCAATTCGTATTACAAACGATTTTTTGA
- a CDS encoding DNA replication initiation control protein YabA codes for MDKRSLYDGLNQLESELRNTLTELVEMKHALHEIVEKNTTLEMENQRLREHLRELNQVAQAPAENAKQELSKSRMNLEKIYEEGFHVCYDLYGSRRENDEPCAFCLEVIYRESGR; via the coding sequence ATGGATAAGAGATCATTATATGATGGGTTGAACCAATTGGAGTCAGAGTTACGAAATACATTGACTGAACTAGTCGAGATGAAACATGCACTGCATGAGATCGTTGAGAAAAATACCACGTTAGAAATGGAAAATCAACGATTACGTGAACATCTACGTGAATTGAACCAAGTGGCGCAAGCTCCAGCTGAAAATGCAAAACAAGAACTATCAAAATCCCGAATGAATCTGGAAAAGATTTATGAAGAAGGATTTCATGTTTGTTATGATTTGTATGGTTCAAGACGTGAAAATGATGAACCTTGTGCGTTCTGTTTAGAAGTGATCTATCGAGAAAGTGGACGCTAG
- a CDS encoding ABC transporter ATP-binding protein, with protein MNKIIEVKHLSKSYGSSKTPVKVLDNISFSVEEGEFIGIMGPSGAGKTTLMNILSTINLPTMGSVLIQGNELTKMKKHELSDFRRKKIGFIFQSFNLIDTLNGKDNILLPLAVENIAKNEMERRVLHVAQLLGIEELMKRYPDEMSVGQRQRIAAARALVVKPEVIFADEPTGALDSKSATELLNYLKTINEVEKTTILLVTHDPYTASYCNRILFIKDGVIFSEVIRRGTRKEFFEKVIDMQATIGGGGKINAL; from the coding sequence ATGAATAAAATAATCGAAGTAAAACATCTAAGTAAAAGTTATGGAAGTAGTAAAACACCAGTCAAAGTGCTGGATAATATTTCTTTTTCAGTTGAAGAGGGAGAGTTTATTGGGATCATGGGGCCAAGTGGTGCTGGAAAAACGACCTTGATGAATATATTATCAACGATCAATCTGCCAACGATGGGAAGTGTGTTGATCCAAGGGAATGAACTCACTAAAATGAAAAAACATGAACTAAGCGATTTTAGACGTAAAAAAATTGGGTTTATCTTTCAATCATTCAATCTCATCGATACATTGAACGGTAAAGACAATATTTTGCTTCCTTTAGCTGTTGAAAATATTGCCAAAAATGAAATGGAACGTAGAGTATTACATGTTGCGCAACTTTTGGGGATCGAAGAATTAATGAAGCGTTATCCGGATGAAATGTCAGTCGGACAAAGACAACGGATTGCGGCAGCAAGAGCTTTAGTGGTGAAACCAGAGGTGATTTTTGCGGATGAACCAACTGGGGCTTTGGATTCAAAATCAGCGACAGAATTGCTGAATTACTTGAAAACGATCAATGAAGTAGAAAAAACAACGATCTTGTTAGTTACGCATGATCCTTATACTGCTAGTTACTGCAATCGGATTTTATTCATCAAAGATGGGGTGATTTTTTCAGAAGTCATCCGTCGAGGAACAAGAAAAGAATTTTTTGAAAAGGTCATCGACATGCAGGCGACGATTGGAGGAGGCGGTAAAATCAATGCTTTATAA
- the dinB gene encoding DNA polymerase IV encodes MMELQFPLHNDTSRKIIHIDMDAFFASVEERDHPELRGKPLVIARHPSDTGGRGVVTTANYEARKYGIHSAMSAQKAYELCPDAIFKPGDHQKYSEISKEVREIFYRYTDLVEPVSIDEAYLDVTNNKIDCKSAIKIARMIQLDIWQTVHLTCSAGVSYNKFLAKLASDFQKPKGMTVVTPEEAIDFLKALPIEKFHGVGKKTVPKMHELGIFTGEDLYKCSEMMLIQQFGKMGYSLYRKVRGIHDSPVNVTRERKSVGKEHTYGQPLRTEEEVLGQLRQLAEKVEASLRRVQKHGKTVVLKVRYTDYSTVTKRVTLPEYVYKKEALFYQASLIWEEILGIEKGIRLLGITLTNLDPMTYENIVLPLWETNDMESEIE; translated from the coding sequence CTGATGGAGCTACAGTTTCCGTTACATAATGATACGTCTAGAAAAATCATTCATATCGATATGGATGCTTTTTTCGCGTCTGTTGAAGAACGGGATCATCCTGAGCTTCGTGGGAAACCATTAGTGATCGCCAGACATCCCAGTGATACAGGTGGACGTGGAGTAGTGACCACGGCCAACTATGAAGCACGTAAGTACGGTATCCATTCTGCTATGAGTGCCCAAAAAGCCTACGAGCTTTGTCCAGATGCGATCTTCAAACCGGGAGATCATCAAAAATATAGTGAGATATCAAAAGAAGTCAGAGAGATTTTTTATCGCTACACGGACTTGGTCGAGCCGGTAAGTATTGATGAAGCCTATTTAGATGTCACGAATAATAAAATCGATTGTAAATCGGCGATCAAGATTGCTCGCATGATCCAACTTGATATTTGGCAAACCGTCCATCTGACTTGTTCTGCTGGTGTCAGTTACAATAAATTTCTAGCGAAGCTTGCCTCAGATTTTCAAAAACCTAAAGGCATGACAGTTGTCACCCCCGAAGAAGCGATAGATTTTTTAAAAGCTTTACCAATCGAAAAATTTCATGGTGTTGGCAAAAAAACGGTCCCTAAAATGCACGAATTAGGTATTTTTACAGGGGAAGACCTTTATAAATGCAGCGAAATGATGTTGATCCAACAGTTCGGTAAAATGGGGTATTCATTGTATCGAAAAGTGAGAGGTATCCATGATTCACCAGTCAACGTCACACGAGAGCGTAAGTCAGTGGGAAAAGAGCATACGTATGGCCAACCATTACGAACAGAAGAGGAAGTTCTCGGGCAGTTGAGGCAGTTAGCTGAGAAAGTCGAAGCCTCGTTAAGACGTGTCCAGAAGCATGGAAAAACGGTTGTTTTGAAGGTACGCTACACTGATTATTCCACGGTAACGAAACGAGTGACATTGCCAGAATATGTTTATAAAAAAGAAGCGCTGTTTTATCAAGCAAGCTTGATATGGGAAGAAATCTTAGGAATCGAAAAGGGGATTCGTTTACTAGGTATCACGTTGACGAATTTAGACCCGATGACGTATGAGAATATTGTTTTACCTTTGTGGGAGACGAATGATATGGAATCTGAAATAGAATAG
- the nrdD gene encoding anaerobic ribonucleoside-triphosphate reductase: protein MKRTDQEMAVLEKQPETKQMTVIKRDGREVPFDEQKINAALIKAEKKIHGSLSPITYEKIQSIAELVIKEIKDRFAHNVKIYEIQNIVEHILLEKNEYALAEEYINYRTKRDFARSKATDINFSIEKLINKDQSVVNENANKDSNVFNTQRDLTAGIVGKSIGLKLLPPHIANAHQKGDIHYHDLDYHPYTPMTNCCLIDFKGMLNNGFKIGNAEVESPKSIQTATAQISQIIANVASSQYGGCSADRTDELLAPFAELNYKKHLSEAKEWIETSERQEAYAKAKTKKDIFDAMQSLEYEINTLFTSNGQTPFTSLGFGLGENWFEREIQKAILQIRINGLGSEKRTAIFPKLIFTLKDGINLKPTDPNYDIKQLALECATKRMYPDILNYDKIVELTGSFKVPMGCRSFLQGWKDENGEEVNVGRMNLGVVTLNLPRIALEANGDQEKFWQLLSDRLSIMKDALVYRVERCKEAIPANAPILYMYGAFGKRLSRTDAVDELFKNRRATVSMGYIGLYEVAASFFGGEWENNAEAKNFTLDIVKKLKEKADDWGNEYGYHFSVYSTPSESLTDRFCRLDTEKFGLVENITDKEYYTNSFHYDVRKNPTPFEKLEFEKDYPKYCSGGFIHYCEYPVLQQNPKALEAVWDFAYDKVGYLGTNTPIDHCYQCGFEGDFQPTERGFECPECGNHDPKSCDVVKRTCGYLGNPQARPMVHGRHKEISSRVKHMK from the coding sequence ATGAAACGAACAGATCAAGAAATGGCTGTACTCGAAAAACAGCCTGAAACAAAACAAATGACTGTCATCAAACGTGATGGACGCGAGGTACCTTTTGATGAGCAGAAAATAAATGCCGCACTGATCAAAGCAGAAAAGAAAATTCATGGTTCCTTATCTCCTATTACGTATGAAAAGATCCAATCCATCGCTGAACTTGTGATCAAAGAAATCAAAGATCGCTTCGCACATAACGTAAAAATCTACGAGATCCAAAACATCGTGGAACATATCTTGCTAGAAAAAAACGAATATGCCTTAGCAGAAGAATATATCAACTATCGAACAAAACGCGATTTTGCTCGCAGCAAGGCGACAGATATCAACTTTTCAATCGAGAAACTGATCAATAAGGATCAAAGTGTTGTCAATGAAAATGCGAATAAAGACAGCAATGTTTTCAATACACAGCGTGACTTGACTGCTGGGATCGTAGGGAAATCAATCGGATTAAAACTACTCCCACCACATATTGCAAATGCGCATCAAAAAGGCGATATCCATTATCACGATCTGGATTATCATCCATATACTCCGATGACAAACTGCTGTTTGATCGACTTCAAAGGGATGTTGAACAATGGGTTTAAAATCGGTAATGCTGAAGTTGAATCACCAAAATCGATCCAAACAGCAACTGCCCAGATCTCACAGATCATTGCAAATGTTGCATCTAGCCAATATGGTGGTTGCTCTGCCGATCGAACAGATGAATTACTTGCTCCTTTTGCAGAATTAAATTATAAAAAGCATCTGAGCGAAGCCAAAGAATGGATCGAAACATCAGAACGTCAAGAAGCCTACGCAAAAGCAAAAACGAAAAAAGATATTTTTGATGCGATGCAAAGTTTGGAATATGAGATCAATACGCTATTCACTTCAAACGGACAAACCCCTTTTACTTCACTTGGCTTCGGTCTAGGTGAAAACTGGTTTGAACGAGAAATCCAAAAAGCAATTTTACAAATTCGAATCAACGGACTCGGCAGTGAAAAAAGAACGGCGATCTTCCCTAAATTGATATTTACGCTAAAAGATGGCATCAATTTGAAACCGACTGATCCAAACTATGACATTAAACAACTCGCATTAGAGTGTGCCACAAAAAGAATGTATCCAGATATTCTAAATTATGACAAGATCGTTGAATTGACTGGCAGCTTCAAAGTGCCAATGGGCTGTCGTTCCTTCTTACAAGGCTGGAAAGACGAAAATGGCGAAGAAGTGAATGTAGGACGAATGAACCTAGGTGTCGTTACATTGAACTTACCACGGATCGCTTTAGAAGCAAATGGCGACCAAGAAAAATTCTGGCAATTACTGTCAGATCGTTTATCGATCATGAAAGATGCCTTAGTTTATCGTGTTGAGCGCTGTAAAGAAGCCATCCCTGCTAACGCTCCGATCCTTTATATGTATGGTGCATTTGGCAAACGATTATCTCGGACAGACGCTGTAGACGAATTATTCAAAAATCGTCGTGCAACAGTTTCAATGGGCTACATCGGACTTTATGAAGTTGCTGCTTCTTTCTTTGGCGGTGAGTGGGAAAACAATGCCGAAGCCAAAAACTTCACTCTTGATATCGTGAAAAAACTCAAAGAAAAAGCAGATGATTGGGGCAATGAATACGGTTATCACTTCAGCGTGTACTCTACGCCAAGTGAAAGTTTGACCGATCGTTTTTGTCGATTAGATACCGAAAAATTCGGACTCGTTGAAAATATCACTGACAAAGAATACTACACAAATAGTTTCCATTATGATGTGCGTAAAAATCCAACACCATTTGAAAAACTTGAGTTTGAAAAAGACTATCCAAAATACTGTTCAGGCGGCTTTATCCATTACTGTGAATACCCAGTCTTACAACAAAATCCTAAAGCGTTAGAAGCTGTTTGGGACTTTGCCTATGATAAAGTCGGCTACTTAGGTACCAATACACCAATCGATCATTGTTACCAATGTGGATTTGAAGGAGATTTCCAACCAACAGAACGCGGTTTTGAATGCCCAGAATGCGGCAATCATGATCCAAAATCATGTGACGTAGTCAAACGAACATGTGGTTACTTAGGAAACCCACAAGCCCGCCCAATGGTCCACGGCAGACACAAAGAAATCTCGTCACGCGTCAAACATATGAAGTAA
- the rsmI gene encoding 16S rRNA (cytidine(1402)-2'-O)-methyltransferase: MHNQKSFKGNHVVGTLYLVPTPIGNLEDMSVRSVRTLQEADMIASEDTRNTQKLLNHFEVSTPQKSLHEHNYKERIPQLIDWLKEGKTIAQVSDAGMPSISDPGHELVVACIKEDIPVVALPGPTAGITALIASGLVPQPFLFYGFLPRKKKEQQEVLTSLGAQKATLIFYESPYRVAATLTNMLEVFGNRQVVLCRELTKIHEEYLRGDIEELLAYLENQPIKGECCLLVEGSNEEIAPTEQLQGTLKEQVQQLIDQGEKPNAAIKTIAVKNGIKKQEVYRQFHELDE, encoded by the coding sequence ATGCATAATCAAAAGAGTTTTAAAGGGAATCATGTAGTTGGAACGCTCTATCTTGTTCCTACACCGATCGGGAACTTAGAGGATATGAGCGTCCGTAGTGTGCGAACATTACAGGAAGCTGATATGATCGCGAGTGAGGATACACGCAATACACAAAAACTGTTGAACCATTTCGAGGTCTCAACACCTCAAAAAAGTTTGCATGAACATAATTATAAGGAACGTATTCCACAATTGATCGACTGGTTAAAAGAAGGCAAAACGATTGCACAAGTAAGTGATGCGGGAATGCCGTCAATCAGTGACCCGGGACATGAGCTGGTTGTTGCTTGTATCAAGGAAGATATTCCAGTCGTTGCGTTACCAGGACCGACAGCGGGAATAACTGCATTGATTGCTTCAGGACTGGTGCCACAACCATTTTTATTCTATGGTTTTCTTCCTAGAAAGAAAAAGGAACAGCAAGAGGTACTGACCTCTCTTGGCGCTCAAAAAGCAACCTTGATTTTTTACGAATCACCTTATCGTGTAGCCGCAACGTTGACTAATATGTTAGAAGTATTTGGTAATCGTCAAGTTGTACTTTGCCGTGAATTGACGAAAATCCACGAAGAATACTTACGTGGAGACATCGAAGAATTACTGGCTTATTTAGAAAATCAGCCGATCAAAGGAGAATGTTGTTTACTCGTTGAAGGAAGCAATGAAGAAATTGCACCGACTGAACAACTTCAAGGTACGTTGAAAGAGCAAGTTCAACAATTGATTGATCAAGGTGAAAAGCCGAATGCGGCAATCAAAACGATCGCAGTAAAAAATGGGATCAAGAAACAAGAAGTTTATCGTCAGTTCCATGAACTAGATGAGTAG